The Thunnus thynnus chromosome 22, fThuThy2.1, whole genome shotgun sequence genome includes a window with the following:
- the si:ch211-63p21.1 gene encoding uncharacterized protein si:ch211-63p21.1 isoform X2 has protein sequence MEASCGEVDVVCLCEAGPCTLYSEAHTPTPDTLLCEHCGKNRVMITRYSEGYGTEEDCVLSDPQGESDADADIEDTDCRLQEPGSLQRISSRRRKRPRVARQDTTESEDDGGRSHRSHRWNLRLSPDRAHSRTILEESISQVRPLVICRPNVERQRNPVELSRGSKCLMSLWPSSLSLPLILLLLLPLSLSLVIVIMSFLLPWASA, from the exons ATGGAGGCGAGTTGTGGAGAGGTAGATGTCGTGTGTCTGTGCGAGGCCGGTCCCTGTACACTTTATTCAGAAGCACACACGCCTACGCCG GACACACTACTGTGTGAACACTGTGGAAAAAACAGAGTAATGATAACCAGGTACTCTGAGGGATACGGCACAGAG GAGGACTGTGTATTGTCTGACCCTCAGGGGGAGAGTGATGCAGATGCTGATATAGAGGATACAGACTGCAG ACTCCAGGAGCCCGGTTCTCTCCAGCGAATCAGCTCACGGAGACGTAAGCGTCCGCGTGTGGCGCGGCAAGACACCACCGAGAGCGAAGACGATGGTGGGAGGAGTCACAGATCCCATCGCTGGAACCTCAGGCTAAGTCCTGACAGAGCACACAGCAGGACTATATTGGAG GAGAGCATATCGCAGGTCAGGCCACTGGTCATCTGCCGGCCGAACGTGGAGAGGCAGAGGAATCCAGTCGAACTGTCTCGAGGCTCCAAATGTCTGATGTCTCTGTGGCcgtcgtctctctctctccctctgatcctcctcctcttgctccctctctcgctctccctcGTCATTGTTATCATGTCCTTCCTCCTACCGTGGGCCAGCGCTTGA
- the si:ch211-63p21.1 gene encoding uncharacterized protein si:ch211-63p21.1 isoform X1, with protein sequence MLRRESDSHGLFSSGETSDNDCEMEASCGEVDVVCLCEAGPCTLYSEAHTPTPDTLLCEHCGKNRVMITRYSEGYGTEEDCVLSDPQGESDADADIEDTDCRLQEPGSLQRISSRRRKRPRVARQDTTESEDDGGRSHRSHRWNLRLSPDRAHSRTILEESISQVRPLVICRPNVERQRNPVELSRGSKCLMSLWPSSLSLPLILLLLLPLSLSLVIVIMSFLLPWASA encoded by the exons atgctGCGGAGGGAATCTGACTCCCACGGCCTCTTTTCCTCCGGAGAGACATCTGACAATGACTGTGAG ATGGAGGCGAGTTGTGGAGAGGTAGATGTCGTGTGTCTGTGCGAGGCCGGTCCCTGTACACTTTATTCAGAAGCACACACGCCTACGCCG GACACACTACTGTGTGAACACTGTGGAAAAAACAGAGTAATGATAACCAGGTACTCTGAGGGATACGGCACAGAG GAGGACTGTGTATTGTCTGACCCTCAGGGGGAGAGTGATGCAGATGCTGATATAGAGGATACAGACTGCAG ACTCCAGGAGCCCGGTTCTCTCCAGCGAATCAGCTCACGGAGACGTAAGCGTCCGCGTGTGGCGCGGCAAGACACCACCGAGAGCGAAGACGATGGTGGGAGGAGTCACAGATCCCATCGCTGGAACCTCAGGCTAAGTCCTGACAGAGCACACAGCAGGACTATATTGGAG GAGAGCATATCGCAGGTCAGGCCACTGGTCATCTGCCGGCCGAACGTGGAGAGGCAGAGGAATCCAGTCGAACTGTCTCGAGGCTCCAAATGTCTGATGTCTCTGTGGCcgtcgtctctctctctccctctgatcctcctcctcttgctccctctctcgctctccctcGTCATTGTTATCATGTCCTTCCTCCTACCGTGGGCCAGCGCTTGA